From Elephas maximus indicus isolate mEleMax1 chromosome 1, mEleMax1 primary haplotype, whole genome shotgun sequence, a single genomic window includes:
- the MPC1 gene encoding mitochondrial pyruvate carrier 1 isoform X1, whose protein sequence is MKKSPEIISGRMTFALCCYSLTFMRFAYKVQPRNWLLFACHATNEVAQLIQGGRLIRHEMSKKASA, encoded by the exons ATGAAGAAGTCCCCAGAGATTATTAGTGGTCGGATGACGTTTG ctctctgctgTTATTCTCTGACGTTCATGAGATTCGCCTACAAGGTCCAGCCCCGGAACTGGCTGCTGTTCGCGTGCCACGCGACCAACGAGGTGGCCCAGCTTATCCAGGGAGGTCGGCTCATCAGACACGA GATGAGTAAAAAGGCCTCCGCGTAG
- the LOC126070346 gene encoding translation initiation factor IF-2-like, giving the protein MALSPAAATAAPLAAGRRPPGNPEPEALRPEVPAGPGAAPRACAPPSGQLRPAGPGRAPEARGQGGVAAGPRGGRVVASCGAARPGATSPHGSPRLRTTAPPGAPPREGRRLDSAADVAVVTERPCADRRWRPAGGHVCLDDEGRSTLRSPRMLTWRVEARRATARPTWRPTSDSTAHLAGGSTTSDCSAHLATDVQAALLTWPWTSRLHCSPSDGRPGCSAHLATDVQAADCANTGHPDPERWHLALQLWHVDRQTEGLSLRQSLEAGGSVLTAALPLSAAWLRFRLTATL; this is encoded by the exons ATGGCGCTGTCCCCGGCCGCAGCCACTGCAGCCCCCCTCGCTGCCGGCCGGCGCCCACCCGGAAACCCAGAACCGGAAGCGCTCAGACCGGAAGTCCCGGCCGGCCCCGGCGCAGCACCGCGCGCGTGCGCCCCGCCGTCCGGCCAGCTCCGCCCCGCGGGCCCGGGGAGGGCGCCGGAAGCCCGGGGCCAGGGCGGCGTCGCTGCGGGACCACGAGGAGGACGCGTTGTCGCGAGCTGCGGCGCGGCGAGACCCGGAGCTACTTCCCCTCACGGATCCCCGAGGCTAAGGACGACCGCGCCGCCTGGGGCCCCGCCCCGAGAAGGGCGACGGCTGGACAGCGCGGCGGACGTGGCTGTCGTCACTGAACGGCCCTGTGCAGACCGGAGATGGCGGCCGGCCGGTGGTCACGTGTGTTTAGACGACGAGGGAAGGAGCACGCTCAGGAGCCCGAGGATGCTCACCTGGCGGGTGGAAGCACGACGTGCGACTGCTCGGCCCACCTGGCGACCGACGTCCGACAGCACTGCTCAC CTGGCGGGTGGAAGCACGACGTCCGACTGCTCGGCCCACCTGGCGACCGACGTCCAGGCTGCACTGCTCACCTGGCCATGGACGTCCAGGCTGCACTGCTCACCTAGCGACGGACGTCCAGGCTGCAGTGCTCACCTGGCGACGGACGTCCAGGCTGCCGACTGTGCAAACACCGGACACCCGGACCCTGAGCGCTGGCATCTGGCTCTGCAGCTCTGGCACGTTGACAGGCAGACTGAAGGGCTTAGCTTGCGTCAGAGTTTGGAGGCAGGTGGCTCCGTGCTGACTGCAGCTCTGCCCCTTAGCGCGGCCTGGCTAcgtttccgactcacagcgaccctgtag